Proteins co-encoded in one Gloeomargarita sp. SRBZ-1_bins_9 genomic window:
- a CDS encoding response regulator, with protein sequence MTAALLVVDDDPLTRKLLQKFLTQQGGYRVETVGDPATALGRLQAQAWDLVLLDWLLPGMTGLELLRRIRQSYPPGVLPVIMVTGRESSNDVITALRAGANDYITKPLNLPVVAARVAAQLATVRSIRAQRSLNPSLLGGRYEILRPLGQGGFSRTYLAQDWHRPGQPLCVVKKLLSVPPGDPQKLERIRQLFHWEAQVLERLGHYKRIPRLLAYFEQEGNFYLVEEFIAGPTLRERFADGQPRSFACSKTC encoded by the coding sequence ATGACAGCAGCGCTATTGGTGGTGGATGATGACCCCCTGACCCGTAAGCTCCTCCAGAAATTTCTCACCCAGCAGGGCGGTTACCGGGTAGAGACGGTGGGTGATCCCGCTACTGCCTTAGGACGGCTACAAGCCCAAGCCTGGGACCTGGTGCTGCTGGACTGGCTGCTGCCGGGGATGACGGGGTTAGAGTTACTGAGACGGATTCGCCAGAGCTATCCGCCGGGGGTTTTGCCGGTCATCATGGTGACGGGGCGAGAGTCCAGCAATGACGTGATTACGGCCCTGCGGGCAGGCGCCAACGACTACATCACCAAACCCTTGAACTTACCAGTGGTGGCGGCGCGGGTAGCGGCTCAACTGGCGACGGTGCGGAGCATCCGGGCACAGCGCTCACTTAACCCCTCGCTTCTGGGGGGACGTTACGAAATTCTGCGCCCCCTGGGGCAAGGGGGTTTTAGCCGCACCTATCTGGCCCAGGATTGGCACCGGCCCGGTCAGCCCCTGTGCGTGGTAAAGAAATTACTCTCGGTGCCCCCCGGCGACCCCCAGAAACTGGAGCGCATCCGGCAGTTATTTCACTGGGAAGCCCAGGTTCTCGAGCGGCTGGGACACTACAAGCGCATTCCCCGCTTACTGGCCTATTTTGAACAGGAAGGCAATTTTTATTTGGTGGAAGAATTTATTGCCGGGCCAACTTTGCGGGAGCGTTTTGCCGACGGCCAACCCAGGTCCTTCGCCTGCTCAAAAACCTGCTGA
- a CDS encoding HEAT repeat domain-containing protein, which yields MDWAQVVQQVKTAASPEALVAAVQVVADWPEPSQAIPLLIEALGYNNPAVAQVAMAALQRWGRQAVPELLARLDGYNYGARAYGVRVLAHIGDPRALSVLETAARQDFAPSVRRAAIRGLGNLQWSQLPNPEPPQRQVAQTLVDLSRDGDWGIRYAVVVAWELWQQRGLPGFLQPQMVTLLQQLSQDEDLVVQARAQWFLQRLDKYVTMPKEV from the coding sequence ATGGATTGGGCGCAGGTGGTGCAACAGGTAAAAACGGCAGCGTCGCCGGAGGCGTTGGTGGCAGCGGTGCAGGTGGTCGCCGATTGGCCGGAGCCGTCTCAGGCGATTCCTTTGTTGATCGAGGCCCTGGGGTACAACAATCCGGCGGTGGCCCAGGTGGCGATGGCTGCGCTCCAACGGTGGGGACGGCAGGCGGTGCCGGAATTGCTAGCGCGGTTGGATGGCTATAACTACGGGGCTAGGGCCTATGGGGTGCGGGTGCTGGCCCACATCGGCGACCCCCGGGCGTTGTCAGTTCTGGAAACGGCAGCCCGCCAGGACTTTGCCCCCAGTGTGCGCCGCGCCGCCATTCGGGGTCTGGGCAACCTCCAGTGGTCGCAGCTGCCTAACCCGGAACCCCCCCAACGGCAGGTGGCCCAGACGCTGGTTGACTTGAGCCGGGATGGGGACTGGGGGATTCGTTATGCGGTGGTGGTCGCCTGGGAACTATGGCAGCAACGGGGCTTGCCAGGGTTTCTCCAACCCCAGATGGTCACCTTACTCCAGCAGTTGAGCCAGGACGAGGACCTGGTGGTGCAAGCCCGCGCCCAGTGGTTTCTGCAAAGGTTAGATAAGTACGTTACCATGCCAAAGGAAGTCTGA
- a CDS encoding Mrp/NBP35 family ATP-binding protein: MMSVTPQQVLDALRSVKDPELQRSLVELNMIRQVQVENGRVSFQLVLTTPACPLRQMIEDDCRQAVLRLPGVQQVEIVTTAETPQQKSLPQRQPVPGVRNIIAIASGKGGVGKSTVSVNLAVALAQTGARVGLLDADIYGPNDPIMLGVSHQRLVVADSPQGEMLTPAENYGVKLVSMAFLLTPGQPVIWRGPMLNGVIRQFLYQVQWGELDYLLVDLPPGTGDAQLTLAQAVPMAGAVIVTTPQQVAVADARRGLEMFRQLGVPVLGVIENMSYFIPPDAPEKRYAIFGEGGGGQLAETLGVPLLGQVPLELPVQWGGDSGQPVVVAHPELASARAFRDIAGKVAARVSVLALT; encoded by the coding sequence ATGATGAGCGTGACGCCCCAGCAGGTGCTCGACGCCTTGCGCTCGGTCAAGGACCCGGAATTGCAGCGCAGTCTGGTGGAACTCAACATGATCCGGCAAGTACAGGTGGAGAATGGACGGGTGTCGTTTCAATTGGTGTTAACCACGCCGGCTTGTCCCCTGCGCCAGATGATTGAAGATGACTGCCGCCAGGCCGTGTTGCGACTGCCGGGGGTGCAGCAGGTGGAGATTGTCACGACGGCAGAAACGCCCCAGCAGAAATCCCTGCCCCAGCGGCAGCCGGTGCCCGGTGTGCGTAATATTATTGCTATCGCCAGCGGCAAGGGGGGTGTGGGCAAAAGCACCGTGTCGGTCAACTTGGCCGTTGCCCTAGCCCAGACGGGTGCGCGGGTGGGCCTGCTGGATGCAGATATTTACGGCCCCAACGACCCGATTATGTTGGGGGTGAGTCACCAACGACTGGTGGTAGCCGACAGTCCCCAGGGGGAGATGCTCACACCCGCCGAAAACTATGGCGTCAAGCTAGTGTCCATGGCCTTTTTGCTCACCCCCGGTCAACCGGTGATCTGGCGGGGACCGATGCTCAACGGTGTGATCCGCCAGTTTCTCTACCAGGTGCAGTGGGGAGAGCTGGATTACTTACTGGTGGACTTGCCCCCCGGTACTGGCGATGCCCAGTTGACCCTAGCGCAAGCCGTCCCGATGGCCGGTGCTGTGATCGTCACAACGCCCCAGCAGGTGGCGGTAGCGGACGCTCGCCGGGGATTGGAGATGTTCCGCCAGTTGGGGGTGCCGGTGCTGGGGGTGATCGAAAACATGAGCTACTTCATCCCCCCGGATGCCCCGGAAAAACGCTACGCCATTTTTGGGGAAGGAGGAGGTGGACAATTGGCCGAAACCTTAGGTGTGCCGTTGCTGGGACAAGTGCCGCTGGAGTTGCCGGTGCAGTGGGGGGGTGACAGTGGCCAGCCGGTGGTGGTGGCTCACCCGGAATTAGCCTCCGCCCGGGCCTTTCGGGATATTGCCGGTAAAGTTGCCGCCCGGGTCTCGGTGCTGGCCCTGACCTAG
- a CDS encoding tetratricopeptide repeat protein, whose amino-acid sequence MDKRVWGWLTGLGLLVGGLPAGAIVPYIPELRPEQLEAQGLELAREVGILSEVQVLEPKRAIANARLATQLAPHRFEPWVILAQLYLRQNDIKLASSALQEAHKLAPDNPVILFTLGSLAFQQENYPQALRYLQAGLALKPDHVEGLFQLGNTFLKMNKYPQAIAHYQKALALDKKFWPAINNIGLVQFEMGDREGARRSWQASIAIDPKAAEPILALAVWHYQQGQRQKALQLAEQALTLDRRYAQVPFLIENLWGPRLIAATKPLLAEPQLKRFMGD is encoded by the coding sequence ATGGACAAACGGGTGTGGGGTTGGCTGACGGGATTGGGGCTGCTGGTGGGTGGGCTGCCGGCAGGGGCTATAGTGCCCTATATACCGGAATTGCGCCCGGAACAACTGGAGGCCCAGGGGTTGGAATTGGCCCGGGAAGTGGGCATCCTAAGCGAAGTGCAAGTCCTAGAACCCAAACGCGCCATTGCCAATGCCCGCCTGGCGACCCAGTTGGCCCCCCATCGCTTTGAACCCTGGGTGATCCTGGCCCAACTCTACCTGCGGCAAAACGACATCAAGCTAGCTAGCAGCGCTCTGCAGGAAGCCCACAAACTGGCCCCTGATAACCCGGTGATTTTGTTTACTCTGGGGTCCCTGGCGTTTCAGCAGGAAAACTACCCCCAGGCGCTGCGTTATCTCCAGGCGGGTCTGGCCCTCAAACCGGACCACGTGGAGGGGTTGTTCCAGCTGGGCAATACCTTCCTGAAAATGAACAAGTATCCCCAGGCGATTGCCCACTACCAAAAAGCCCTTGCCCTTGACAAAAAGTTCTGGCCGGCGATCAACAACATTGGTCTGGTGCAGTTTGAAATGGGGGACCGGGAGGGGGCGCGGCGCAGTTGGCAAGCGTCTATCGCCATTGACCCCAAGGCCGCTGAACCCATCCTGGCCCTGGCGGTGTGGCACTACCAGCAGGGGCAACGGCAAAAAGCGCTGCAATTGGCGGAACAGGCCCTGACCCTTGACCGGCGTTATGCCCAGGTGCCCTTTTTGATTGAAAACCTGTGGGGGCCACGGTTAATTGCGGCGACGAAACCCCTGCTGGCCGAACCCCAGCTGAAACGGTTTATGGGTGACTAG
- the pheS gene encoding phenylalanine--tRNA ligase subunit alpha → MADLAQALQRLEVQGLAAIAQAESLAALEQLRVDYLGKKGELSQVLRGMGQLPPSERPAIGALANQVKERLQQALSERMAQLHAAALQARIAAETLDVTMPGLGIPPGHAHPLQQTMQRILDIFVGLGYQVTQGPEIETDYYNFAALNFLPDHPARDMQDTYYLPDGRLLRTHTSTVQIRYMEGHQPPVRIVVPGRVYRRDAVDATHSAMFHQVEILAVEPGLKFTDLKGTLVTFVRALFGEEVPVRFRASYFPFTEPSAEMDLQWRGRWLEVLGCGMVHPNVLKAVGYDPEQYTGFAAGLGVERLAMILHEIDDIRRFYTSDLRFLTQF, encoded by the coding sequence ATGGCGGATTTGGCCCAGGCGTTGCAGCGGTTGGAAGTCCAGGGACTGGCGGCGATTGCCCAGGCGGAGTCTTTGGCGGCACTCGAGCAGTTGCGGGTGGATTATCTGGGGAAAAAGGGGGAGCTTTCCCAGGTGCTGCGGGGGATGGGACAATTGCCGCCCTCGGAACGTCCTGCCATTGGTGCGTTGGCCAACCAGGTCAAAGAACGTCTCCAGCAGGCGTTGAGCGAACGGATGGCCCAACTCCATGCCGCTGCCCTGCAGGCCCGTATTGCTGCCGAAACCTTGGATGTGACCATGCCAGGGCTGGGGATCCCACCGGGACATGCCCACCCCCTGCAGCAGACCATGCAGCGCATTCTGGATATTTTTGTGGGGCTGGGGTATCAGGTGACCCAGGGGCCGGAGATCGAGACCGATTACTACAACTTTGCGGCGTTGAATTTCTTGCCCGACCACCCGGCGCGGGATATGCAGGATACCTACTACCTGCCCGATGGGCGGCTTTTGCGCACCCACACCTCCACCGTCCAGATTCGCTACATGGAAGGCCACCAACCTCCAGTGCGGATTGTCGTCCCCGGACGGGTGTACCGACGCGATGCGGTGGATGCCACCCATTCGGCCATGTTTCACCAGGTGGAAATCTTGGCGGTGGAACCGGGGTTGAAGTTCACCGATTTGAAAGGAACGCTGGTGACGTTTGTGCGAGCTTTGTTTGGAGAGGAGGTACCGGTGCGGTTCCGGGCCAGCTATTTCCCCTTTACCGAGCCGTCGGCGGAAATGGATTTGCAATGGCGGGGGCGTTGGCTGGAGGTCCTGGGCTGTGGCATGGTGCATCCTAACGTACTCAAGGCCGTCGGCTATGACCCAGAGCAGTACACGGGTTTTGCTGCTGGGCTGGGGGTGGAGCGCCTGGCCATGATCCTGCACGAAATTGACGACATCCGCCGTTTCTACACCAGTGACCTACGCTTTTTGACCCAGTTCTAA
- a CDS encoding 4Fe-4S dicluster domain-containing protein, which produces MAHTIVTDVCEGVADCVAACPVACIHPGPGKNAKGTDWYWIDFGICIDCGICLQVCPVEGAIVPEERPDLQRTPR; this is translated from the coding sequence ATGGCCCATACGATTGTGACGGACGTGTGCGAGGGGGTGGCGGATTGCGTGGCGGCTTGCCCGGTGGCCTGTATCCACCCTGGTCCGGGGAAAAACGCCAAAGGCACCGATTGGTACTGGATTGACTTTGGGATTTGTATTGACTGCGGGATTTGTCTGCAGGTGTGTCCGGTGGAAGGGGCTATCGTGCCGGAGGAACGCCCGGATTTGCAACGCACACCCCGCTAG
- a CDS encoding serine hydrolase, whose translation MSFYQPHPTLAQWGDELLREMGSRHHLTPEQIGIVWLVYGGGVRVNTGGALEPQTFWQQRPWGWSHRGQVNVYPASIVKLFYLVATHEWLERGMIPPDPEIDRALRDMIQLSSNDATSYIVDVLTGTTSGPDLPPGPFSTWQYQRNIVNRYFQSWNWPELAGVNVNQKTWCDGPYGRERAFLGPNQENRNRLNPLATARLLHAILGGVAVSPRRSQQMAELCRRSLDPADWPIDPAYNQIQGFLGEGLPTTARLWSKAGHTSQVRHDCAYVEWGDALAYLLVVFTVGEAASRNDKFLPDLSRWVFARLQAEPLLP comes from the coding sequence ATGAGTTTCTATCAACCCCATCCGACGCTGGCCCAATGGGGAGACGAATTATTGCGGGAGATGGGTTCTCGGCATCACCTGACGCCCGAGCAGATAGGGATTGTCTGGTTGGTTTATGGGGGCGGGGTGCGGGTCAACACTGGGGGAGCACTTGAACCCCAAACCTTTTGGCAGCAACGGCCCTGGGGTTGGAGTCATCGGGGTCAGGTCAACGTCTATCCCGCCAGCATCGTCAAGTTGTTTTATCTGGTGGCGACCCACGAGTGGCTAGAGCGGGGCATGATTCCCCCCGACCCGGAAATTGACCGCGCCCTGCGGGATATGATCCAGCTTTCCAGCAACGACGCCACCAGCTACATTGTGGATGTGTTGACGGGGACCACCAGCGGTCCAGATTTGCCCCCCGGTCCCTTCAGTACCTGGCAGTATCAGCGCAATATCGTCAACCGCTATTTCCAGTCCTGGAACTGGCCGGAATTGGCCGGGGTGAATGTCAACCAAAAAACCTGGTGTGATGGACCCTACGGGCGGGAGCGGGCGTTTTTGGGACCGAATCAGGAAAATCGCAACCGGTTGAATCCCTTGGCCACGGCCCGGTTGTTGCACGCTATTTTAGGGGGGGTGGCGGTGTCGCCTCGCCGGTCACAGCAGATGGCTGAGCTGTGTCGCCGCTCGTTAGACCCCGCCGATTGGCCCATTGATCCCGCCTACAACCAAATTCAGGGATTTTTAGGGGAAGGGCTGCCGACGACGGCGCGTCTTTGGTCGAAAGCCGGACACACTAGCCAAGTGCGCCATGATTGCGCCTACGTGGAATGGGGCGATGCCCTGGCTTATTTGCTGGTGGTGTTTACGGTGGGGGAAGCAGCCAGCCGCAACGATAAGTTCCTGCCCGACCTGAGCCGCTGGGTGTTTGCCCGGCTGCAGGCTGAGCCTCTGTTACCCTAG
- a CDS encoding DUF2752 domain-containing protein — MTRGQVSLTPTQRRDRWIGLGMLWSPVVAAFFYNRGWQIPGLVCPLYHVTGIPCPSCGLTRSFMALARGDILQAVRFHAFGPLLFGAFFLLGGHLLLELALNRAMVLPYRQWLARRPVQWGLLGLFLGYYLLRLAIWYQRGELPGRVEW; from the coding sequence ATGACTAGGGGTCAAGTGTCGTTGACACCAACCCAGCGGCGGGACCGGTGGATAGGGCTAGGGATGCTCTGGTCGCCGGTGGTGGCCGCGTTTTTCTACAACCGGGGTTGGCAGATTCCCGGGCTGGTGTGTCCTCTGTATCACGTCACTGGCATTCCCTGCCCCAGTTGCGGCCTGACCCGCTCGTTTATGGCCCTGGCCCGGGGGGATATACTGCAGGCGGTGCGGTTCCATGCCTTTGGACCCCTGCTGTTTGGCGCCTTTTTCCTGCTGGGGGGGCATCTGCTGCTGGAGTTAGCGCTCAACCGGGCGATGGTCCTGCCCTACCGGCAGTGGTTGGCACGGCGACCGGTGCAGTGGGGGTTGCTGGGGCTGTTTTTGGGGTATTACCTGCTGCGGCTGGCCATTTGGTATCAGCGGGGGGAACTGCCGGGGCGCGTGGAGTGGTGA
- the secD gene encoding protein translocase subunit SecD: MVGRQRLILLLVIALVLGALLVISRIPVRLGLDLQGGAQLTLQVKTTAEVKQITPQVLEAVQRVVENRINGLGVAEAVVQTVGSDQLLVQLPGVSDPQQAERVLGGTAQLEFRLQKPGTDAQQIQQLYAVREQLAALLKKPQNLADPEQVKKDLQKTDAALAAFYEPTGLTGKNLKDAFAQPLPAGNQWQVAIRFDGPGGQKFAELTKAIAGTGRTLGIFLDNQLISFPTVGPEFAATGITGGAAVITGNFTAESANDLAVQLRGGALPVPVEIVENRTVGATLGQDSIQRSYWAFAGGLALVLLFMVWYYRLPGLIADLALMIYALLTFAAFLLLGVTLTLPGIAGFILSIGMAVDANILIFERTREELQAGKSLYRSVESGFYRAFSSILDGNVTTLIACAALFWLGTGMVKGFAVTLAIGVLVSMFTAITCSRTFLLFALTIPALRRVELYVPKSLVSSS, from the coding sequence ATGGTCGGTCGGCAGCGGTTGATTCTCTTGTTGGTGATTGCCCTGGTGCTGGGGGCCTTACTGGTCATCAGCCGGATACCCGTGCGCCTGGGTTTGGATTTGCAGGGGGGGGCGCAGCTGACCCTGCAGGTAAAAACCACGGCTGAAGTGAAACAAATCACGCCCCAGGTTCTGGAGGCGGTGCAGCGGGTGGTGGAAAACCGCATCAATGGGTTGGGGGTGGCTGAAGCGGTGGTGCAAACCGTCGGCAGCGACCAATTACTGGTGCAACTGCCGGGTGTCAGCGACCCCCAACAGGCGGAACGGGTGCTAGGGGGCACGGCCCAACTGGAGTTTCGCCTGCAAAAACCGGGCACCGACGCCCAACAAATCCAACAGCTCTATGCGGTGCGGGAGCAATTGGCGGCCCTGCTGAAAAAACCCCAGAACCTGGCCGACCCGGAACAGGTGAAAAAAGATTTGCAAAAGACGGATGCGGCCCTGGCGGCCTTTTACGAACCCACGGGATTGACGGGGAAAAATCTGAAGGATGCCTTTGCCCAGCCTTTGCCAGCAGGGAACCAATGGCAGGTGGCCATTCGCTTTGACGGGCCGGGGGGACAAAAGTTTGCCGAGCTAACCAAAGCCATTGCCGGCACAGGACGCACCCTGGGAATTTTTTTGGATAACCAGCTCATCAGTTTCCCCACCGTAGGGCCGGAATTTGCGGCGACGGGGATTACCGGGGGGGCAGCGGTGATCACGGGCAATTTCACGGCGGAATCGGCCAACGACTTGGCGGTGCAGTTGCGGGGGGGTGCCCTGCCGGTGCCGGTGGAGATCGTAGAGAACCGTACGGTGGGGGCGACCTTGGGCCAAGACAGTATCCAGCGCAGTTACTGGGCCTTTGCCGGGGGGTTGGCCCTGGTGCTGCTGTTTATGGTCTGGTATTACCGTCTACCGGGGCTCATCGCCGACCTGGCCCTGATGATTTATGCCCTATTGACCTTCGCCGCCTTTTTGTTACTGGGGGTGACCCTGACCCTGCCGGGGATTGCCGGGTTCATTCTCAGCATCGGTATGGCCGTGGACGCCAACATCTTGATCTTCGAGCGTACCCGGGAGGAATTGCAGGCGGGCAAGAGCTTGTATCGCTCGGTGGAGTCGGGTTTCTATCGCGCCTTTAGCAGCATTTTGGACGGTAACGTGACCACCCTGATTGCCTGCGCCGCCCTGTTTTGGTTGGGGACGGGGATGGTGAAAGGGTTTGCTGTCACTCTGGCGATTGGGGTGTTGGTGAGCATGTTTACCGCCATCACCTGTAGCCGGACGTTTTTGCTCTTTGCCCTGACCATTCCCGCCCTGCGGCGAGTGGAACTGTATGTGCCCAAATCCCTGGTGAGTTCCTCCTAG
- a CDS encoding helix-hairpin-helix domain-containing protein produces MGLDHQRSLTWFYFAWVPWLGGIAHICLGWHIKNYRLLLAGLAFTLAPLVAMDALVLTWLGQIIVALVYRREFLAHSHPRPLPPPVTLDLNTCSKHDLVYQLGLPIVYANAIMALRERGHQFTHPEELTDLVGIPAATVQRIAPYLTFSYDLAQEPYVSWRRANHLEAERLVAIGLEPDVACQIVAERQRRGPYRSVADLVQRTGLSTEQLRPLL; encoded by the coding sequence ATGGGGTTGGATCATCAGCGCTCGCTTACCTGGTTTTACTTCGCCTGGGTTCCCTGGCTGGGTGGGATAGCCCACATCTGCCTCGGTTGGCACATCAAAAATTACCGATTGCTCCTGGCGGGCTTAGCCTTCACCTTGGCACCCCTGGTTGCGATGGATGCCCTAGTGCTGACGTGGCTCGGACAAATCATTGTGGCTTTGGTGTATCGTCGGGAGTTTTTAGCGCATTCCCATCCTCGGCCCCTGCCGCCCCCTGTAACCCTGGACTTGAATACCTGTTCCAAACACGACCTGGTCTATCAGCTCGGCTTGCCCATTGTTTATGCCAATGCCATCATGGCTTTGCGGGAAAGGGGCCACCAATTTACCCACCCGGAGGAGCTGACGGACCTGGTGGGGATTCCGGCGGCTACGGTCCAGCGGATCGCCCCCTACCTGACCTTCAGCTATGACCTGGCCCAAGAACCCTATGTGTCCTGGCGCCGGGCCAATCATCTGGAGGCCGAACGCCTGGTGGCCATTGGTTTGGAGCCGGATGTAGCTTGCCAAATCGTGGCTGAGCGCCAACGCCGGGGTCCCTACCGCTCGGTGGCCGACCTTGTCCAACGCACGGGGCTATCCACGGAACAGTTGCGGCCGTTGCTCTAG
- a CDS encoding NINE protein, with product MRNRGVAILLCFFLGWWGVHHFYLGNSGVGILYLLSSTVGICLVLPPIIIGLLTFVDFLGLLVMSDADFDRRYNATASLPPLNPSDITRALAELKQLYEDGVITAEEYEHKRRDLLRRL from the coding sequence GTGCGAAACAGGGGAGTAGCCATCCTGCTGTGCTTTTTTCTAGGATGGTGGGGGGTGCATCATTTTTATTTGGGCAACAGCGGTGTTGGTATTCTTTATCTGCTGAGCAGTACGGTGGGGATATGTTTGGTACTTCCTCCCATCATTATTGGTCTACTGACTTTTGTGGACTTTTTGGGGTTGCTGGTAATGTCGGATGCGGATTTTGACCGGCGCTACAATGCCACTGCTTCCCTACCGCCTCTGAACCCCAGCGATATAACCCGTGCCCTGGCCGAGTTGAAACAACTCTATGAAGATGGGGTGATTACGGCGGAGGAATACGAACACAAACGGCGTGACCTGCTGCGCAGGCTCTAG
- a CDS encoding glycosyltransferase family 61 protein, whose product MLAIAMANIWEKLHRRYLRWTTPIWGEIPAQGYWSSAGEYYQNYRGVLPDLEYQIYYPAHELIYPLPRTIHPEVHPCFQQRTRIPIPETYWLTVPGGTILRAHHSMGSVIAHDGRVIHDISRQFIFPAEKNEALYLRFPKVQSTNSCIAVTTDGGGAGGCNYWHWLTDIVPRVYLLQQQKIHSKINYFLIDKPPKQLEVALDILGIDRQKIVYPRFNYSLRSPLVVVPSYIKQRPKWILDCLRKLFLPHGETCLTGYKKLYISRSKARRRRIVNEYEVLDYLVSRGYIPCWLEDLSFSEQIGLFRGAKYVIGLHGAGLTNIAWCEPGGRVLEIFPDVPWRDCYWVWANQVGWDYYYWYPQIEQATAGYDADIWIDMAAFRQVVEHFES is encoded by the coding sequence ATGTTAGCGATTGCCATGGCAAATATTTGGGAAAAGTTGCATCGTCGCTACTTGAGATGGACAACCCCAATTTGGGGAGAAATACCGGCGCAAGGCTATTGGTCATCTGCTGGGGAATACTACCAAAACTATCGAGGAGTTTTGCCTGATTTGGAGTACCAAATTTACTATCCAGCCCACGAACTTATTTATCCGTTGCCCCGCACCATCCATCCAGAGGTTCATCCTTGTTTTCAACAACGTACCCGGATACCCATACCGGAAACCTACTGGCTAACTGTACCTGGAGGCACTATTCTCAGAGCACATCATTCCATGGGAAGTGTCATCGCCCATGATGGTCGTGTTATCCATGATATTTCGCGCCAGTTTATTTTTCCAGCCGAGAAAAACGAAGCTCTATATCTCCGCTTTCCCAAGGTTCAGTCAACCAATAGTTGTATTGCCGTGACAACGGACGGTGGTGGTGCCGGTGGATGCAACTATTGGCATTGGCTCACCGATATAGTACCCAGGGTCTACTTATTACAGCAACAAAAAATCCACTCTAAAATCAACTATTTCTTAATAGATAAACCCCCAAAACAATTAGAGGTAGCATTGGACATCTTAGGCATTGATAGACAAAAAATTGTTTATCCAAGATTTAACTATTCTCTCCGTAGTCCTTTGGTTGTTGTGCCCAGTTATATCAAACAAAGGCCCAAGTGGATTTTAGATTGTTTAAGGAAGTTATTTTTGCCCCATGGGGAAACATGCTTGACTGGTTATAAAAAGCTCTACATTAGCCGTTCCAAGGCTAGAAGACGACGAATTGTCAATGAGTATGAAGTTTTGGATTATCTCGTTTCTCGAGGATACATACCCTGCTGGCTGGAGGATTTAAGCTTCTCGGAGCAAATCGGTCTGTTTCGTGGGGCAAAATATGTCATTGGTTTACATGGTGCCGGTTTGACGAATATTGCTTGGTGTGAACCTGGAGGAAGGGTCCTAGAGATTTTTCCCGATGTACCCTGGCGTGATTGTTACTGGGTTTGGGCCAATCAAGTGGGCTGGGATTACTACTACTGGTACCCCCAAATCGAGCAGGCAACTGCAGGTTATGATGCTGACATTTGGATAGATATGGCGGCCTTTAGACAGGTTGTCGAACATTTTGAGAGTTAA
- the egtD gene encoding L-histidine N(alpha)-methyltransferase: protein MEYALRTVTGNRYRCDLIPLPPTQQGADVVQGLTRRPKTLPSYYFYDQRGSELFEQICDLPEYYPTRTEQGILAGAAPEIAALTGPCDLVELGSGSSRKTRLLLDAYTQLQPHCTYIPIDVSTTMLQATAFALLTDYSNLRVHALAGIYETALDYLPPLLNPRLLIFLGSTIGNLSPQEEQLFLQKIYQKLAPGDYFLLGVDLHKDADVLTAAYNDSQGITAAFNLNILHHINRKFNGNFNVENFTHWAFYNEDLQQIEMHLVSLNSQVVWLSALGLEVTFLPNETIRTEISRKFNLPTLTKQLDGQGLAVRRVWQDEQRWFALVLCQRQL, encoded by the coding sequence ATGGAATACGCCTTACGCACCGTCACCGGTAACCGTTACCGCTGTGACCTGATTCCCCTACCACCGACCCAACAAGGGGCTGATGTGGTTCAGGGCCTCACCCGCCGTCCGAAAACCTTGCCCAGCTACTACTTCTACGACCAGCGGGGGTCAGAACTGTTTGAACAAATTTGTGACCTACCGGAGTACTATCCCACCCGCACAGAACAGGGCATTTTAGCGGGTGCCGCTCCCGAAATTGCCGCCTTGACCGGCCCCTGTGACCTGGTGGAGTTAGGCAGTGGCAGTTCCCGGAAAACACGGCTTCTCCTGGATGCCTACACCCAATTACAACCCCACTGCACCTATATACCGATTGATGTGAGTACAACCATGTTGCAGGCGACGGCCTTTGCTTTATTAACCGACTATTCCAATTTACGGGTGCATGCCCTAGCCGGTATTTATGAGACGGCATTGGATTATTTACCCCCATTGCTAAACCCTCGTTTACTCATTTTTCTAGGCAGTACGATTGGCAACTTATCGCCCCAAGAAGAACAGCTATTTTTGCAAAAAATTTATCAAAAATTGGCGCCGGGGGACTATTTTCTATTGGGCGTAGATTTACACAAAGATGCGGACGTTCTTACGGCTGCTTATAACGATAGTCAAGGGATAACGGCAGCGTTTAATTTAAATATCTTACACCACATAAATCGTAAATTCAACGGTAACTTTAATGTGGAGAACTTCACCCACTGGGCCTTCTACAATGAAGACCTACAGCAAATCGAGATGCACCTGGTCAGCCTGAATTCCCAAGTGGTGTGGCTATCGGCCTTGGGATTAGAGGTTACTTTCTTGCCCAACGAGACGATTCGCACGGAGATTTCCCGTAAGTTTAATCTCCCAACATTAACTAAGCAGTTAGATGGCCAGGGATTGGCGGTACGGCGGGTCTGGCAGGATGAACAGCGATGGTTTGCGCTGGTGCTCTGTCAACGTCAGTTATGA